Proteins found in one Sporosarcina jeotgali genomic segment:
- the thrB gene encoding homoserine kinase: MGSTPFTVTVPATTANLGPGFDSIGMALSLYMTVTAEPADRWTVVYEDEEMKGLPTDEDNLIVQTIGKVVRRAGRETMPCTLRVKSDIPLGKGLGSSAAAIAAGVEIADQLHDLKMNQKEKMWFGVGIEGHSDNVTAAIAGGVTISFYDHTSLEVMKFDAPPIGGVVLVPPVEMKTDHSRGLLPHQLDHSKATEGSAASSLMAAALAKGEWSLVGRMMDRDIFHEPYRKKMFPDFDAVREVSHAHGAYGMTLSGAGPSLFVAVHAGREEEAARLLEEKFPYYRCIAVTPVAKGAAVEA, encoded by the coding sequence ATGGGCAGTACTCCATTTACCGTGACCGTCCCTGCAACGACTGCCAATCTTGGACCGGGCTTCGATAGTATAGGGATGGCACTGTCACTGTATATGACGGTAACTGCAGAGCCTGCAGATCGATGGACAGTCGTCTATGAAGACGAAGAAATGAAGGGACTTCCAACGGATGAAGACAATTTAATCGTTCAGACAATCGGAAAAGTGGTGCGTCGCGCAGGTCGCGAAACGATGCCTTGCACGCTGCGCGTGAAGTCTGACATCCCTTTAGGAAAAGGACTCGGCAGCAGTGCAGCAGCGATTGCGGCGGGTGTAGAAATCGCGGACCAGCTGCATGATTTAAAGATGAATCAGAAAGAGAAGATGTGGTTCGGTGTCGGCATCGAAGGCCACTCAGATAATGTAACGGCAGCAATTGCTGGAGGCGTGACAATTTCTTTTTACGATCATACATCGCTGGAAGTTATGAAGTTCGATGCCCCGCCAATTGGAGGCGTTGTCCTCGTTCCGCCTGTTGAGATGAAAACTGACCACTCTCGCGGGCTTCTTCCGCATCAGTTGGATCATAGCAAAGCAACAGAAGGAAGTGCCGCGAGCAGTCTCATGGCGGCAGCTCTTGCAAAAGGGGAATGGTCACTCGTCGGGCGCATGATGGATCGCGATATTTTTCATGAACCTTATCGAAAAAAGATGTTTCCTGACTTCGATGCAGTCCGGGAAGTGAGTCATGCACATGGTGCTTACGGCATGACGCTGAGCGGTGCCGGGCCTTCGCTGTTCGTTGCAGTACATGCCGGCCGTGAAGAAGAGGCGGCACGGCTCCTGGAGGAGAAATTCCCTTACTATAGATGTATTGCTGTCACTCCGGTTGCAAAAGGTGCAGCGGTAGAGGCATAA
- the thrC gene encoding threonine synthase, with translation MRRWNGLIDEYREWLPVSEQTPDLTLQEGNTPLIHLKNLSEQWGVNLYVKTEGANPTGSFKDRGMVMAVAKAKEEGKTTLICASTGNTSASAAAYGARAGMRTIVVIPEGRIALGKLAQAKMYGAEILEIEGNFDEALQMVREAGGGDIALVNSVNPYRLEGQKTIAFETIEQLGSVPDIFALPVGNAGNISAAWKGFTEYAEKRGGDKPQLLGVQADGAAPIVYGRVFEEPETVATAIRIGNPASWHLAEKALSESGGHILAVTDEEILEAYSLLAATDGVFAEPASCATIAGLKKRIESGEIKKGTTIVGVLTGNGLKDPETAIRVNDGKPFMTRAEFEAFAADLQKEAK, from the coding sequence ATGAGACGATGGAATGGACTAATAGACGAATATCGGGAATGGCTTCCTGTATCGGAGCAAACACCGGATTTAACACTGCAGGAAGGCAATACACCACTCATTCACTTGAAAAACTTATCTGAACAGTGGGGTGTGAACTTATATGTGAAAACGGAAGGTGCCAATCCGACGGGATCGTTTAAAGACCGCGGCATGGTAATGGCCGTTGCAAAAGCGAAAGAAGAAGGAAAAACAACACTTATTTGTGCGTCCACAGGTAACACATCAGCGTCAGCTGCAGCTTACGGCGCACGCGCAGGGATGCGGACAATTGTCGTCATTCCTGAAGGTCGGATTGCACTTGGTAAATTGGCCCAAGCAAAAATGTATGGTGCTGAAATCCTGGAAATCGAAGGGAACTTTGACGAAGCATTGCAAATGGTGCGAGAAGCTGGCGGAGGCGATATTGCACTCGTTAATTCGGTGAATCCGTACCGGTTGGAAGGCCAAAAAACAATTGCATTTGAAACGATTGAACAGCTCGGAAGCGTTCCGGACATTTTTGCGTTGCCTGTTGGAAACGCTGGCAATATTTCAGCTGCGTGGAAAGGCTTTACGGAGTATGCGGAGAAAAGAGGCGGGGACAAACCACAATTATTAGGCGTACAAGCGGATGGTGCGGCACCTATTGTTTACGGTCGTGTTTTTGAGGAGCCTGAAACAGTTGCGACTGCGATTCGCATCGGTAATCCTGCGAGCTGGCACTTAGCGGAAAAAGCGTTGTCAGAATCAGGCGGTCATATTTTAGCTGTGACAGATGAAGAGATTCTGGAAGCGTACAGTTTGCTTGCTGCAACGGACGGTGTGTTTGCTGAACCCGCTTCATGTGCGACAATTGCAGGTTTGAAAAAGCGTATAGAGTCAGGAGAAATCAAGAAAGGGACAACCATTGTAGGGGTCTTGACGGGAAATGGATTGAAAGATCCTGAAACCGCAATTCGAGTCAATGATGGGAAGCCATTCATGACACGTGCAGAATTTGAAGCATTCGCGGCTGACTTGCAAAAGGAGGCGAAGTAA
- a CDS encoding homoserine dehydrogenase has protein sequence MRKEIGIGLLGFGVVGSGVATILHKHREDLQHKLGVPVRIKRVLIKNKEKERDTELPKEAFTDQLEDLLNDDAIDFIVEVFGGTDDAKTAIERSLKAGKGVVTANKDVMAVYGKELLALADENSCDLFYEASVGGGIPLIRTLEDGLASDRISSLLGIVNGTTNFILTKMKEEKKTYEDALAEATALGYAEADPSADVDGIDAARKMAILASLSFSSEVQLDDVFVRGMSVIEDGDLELAEQFGYTIKMAGSAKKDENGIEVAVEPVFVKNEHPLASVNNEFNAVYVYGDAVGETMFYGPGAGSLPTATSVTSDIVAACRNLLLGVNGKRIHSYQYERKVKSDEQKFASYFHRISVQDEIGVLSRLSSIYSHNKASLATVIQHADPKREDADLIFITHAISRDQHLKVIEELKVAPEVNCVLSHYRVEGD, from the coding sequence ATGAGAAAAGAAATCGGAATTGGATTATTAGGTTTTGGTGTTGTTGGAAGCGGCGTTGCGACGATTTTACACAAGCATCGGGAAGACTTGCAGCATAAGCTTGGTGTACCGGTACGCATTAAGCGTGTGCTGATTAAAAATAAAGAAAAAGAACGGGACACCGAATTGCCGAAAGAAGCATTCACCGATCAGCTGGAAGATCTGCTGAATGATGATGCCATTGACTTCATCGTCGAAGTGTTTGGCGGGACGGACGATGCAAAAACAGCTATCGAACGTTCTTTAAAAGCAGGAAAAGGTGTCGTCACAGCCAATAAAGATGTAATGGCCGTATATGGGAAAGAATTACTTGCGTTAGCAGATGAAAACAGCTGTGACTTGTTTTACGAGGCGAGTGTAGGTGGCGGGATTCCACTTATCCGTACACTTGAGGATGGACTGGCGTCTGATCGGATATCATCACTTCTTGGCATCGTAAACGGAACGACGAACTTCATCCTCACAAAGATGAAGGAAGAAAAGAAGACGTATGAAGATGCACTTGCTGAAGCTACAGCACTTGGCTACGCAGAAGCAGATCCATCTGCTGATGTAGACGGGATTGACGCTGCCCGGAAAATGGCCATCCTCGCATCGCTTTCGTTTTCGTCTGAAGTGCAGCTGGATGATGTTTTCGTACGGGGCATGAGTGTCATTGAAGATGGGGATCTGGAGCTTGCAGAGCAATTCGGGTATACCATAAAAATGGCGGGATCAGCGAAGAAGGATGAAAACGGAATTGAAGTGGCGGTTGAGCCTGTTTTCGTGAAGAACGAACATCCTCTTGCTTCTGTTAACAACGAGTTCAACGCTGTATATGTTTACGGAGATGCGGTCGGAGAAACAATGTTTTATGGACCAGGTGCAGGCTCGCTGCCGACTGCGACATCTGTCACATCAGATATCGTAGCGGCTTGTCGAAATCTCTTGCTTGGCGTGAACGGAAAACGAATTCATTCTTATCAATATGAGCGCAAAGTAAAGTCGGATGAACAGAAGTTTGCCAGCTATTTTCACCGGATTTCTGTACAGGATGAAATTGGCGTACTATCTCGCTTATCTTCTATCTATAGCCACAATAAGGCGAGCTTAGCAACGGTAATTCAACATGCGGATCCAAAACGTGAAGATGCCGATTTAATCTTCATCACACATGCGATTTCGAGAGACCAGCATTTGAAAGTCATTGAAGAATTAAAAGTGGCGCCGGAAGTAAATTGCGTACTAAGCCACTATCGAGTAGAGGGGGACTGA